A single window of Nocardioides baekrokdamisoli DNA harbors:
- a CDS encoding alpha/beta hydrolase: MGAPRLRRVIEVDQPRALVLLVHGGLVRSKLPVHEGHPSIGWPHTRYFQDRLSTRFAARGVEMWGLLHRYAGWNSDAHPSPVPDLQWALDEARRLRPGVPVILVGHSMGARTSLRVAEDPSLIGLIALCPWYPANEVVPPARMPLRVAFAEWDWDCPYPSMKKFLARASETADVRVQNMGRDTHYMLRSKRWETYLLHTVTELVVGADTV; this comes from the coding sequence ATGGGAGCACCTCGTCTGCGCCGGGTGATCGAGGTCGATCAGCCGCGCGCGCTGGTGTTGCTGGTCCACGGCGGGCTGGTGCGTTCCAAGTTGCCCGTGCACGAGGGGCATCCCTCGATCGGCTGGCCCCACACCCGGTACTTCCAGGACCGGCTGTCCACCAGGTTCGCCGCGCGAGGCGTCGAGATGTGGGGGCTTCTGCATCGCTATGCCGGGTGGAATTCCGACGCCCACCCGTCACCGGTCCCCGATCTGCAATGGGCGCTGGACGAAGCACGCCGACTGCGGCCGGGGGTGCCGGTCATCCTCGTCGGTCATTCGATGGGGGCGCGTACGTCCCTGCGGGTGGCCGAAGATCCCTCTCTCATCGGCCTGATCGCGCTCTGCCCCTGGTACCCGGCGAACGAGGTCGTACCGCCGGCGCGAATGCCGTTGCGGGTCGCCTTCGCGGAGTGGGACTGGGACTGCCCCTACCCCTCGATGAAGAAGTTCCTGGCCAGGGCGAGCGAGACCGCGGATGTCCGTGTCCAGAACATGGGTCGCGACACGCACTACATGTTGCGGAGCAAGCGCTGGGAGACCTATCTGTTGCACACCGTGACCGAGCTGGTTGTCGGCGCGGATACGGTGTGA
- the aat gene encoding leucyl/phenylalanyl-tRNA--protein transferase yields MPIEPEPSPWIFPDARSPEFDDDLVAVGADLAPGTLLAAYRSGLFPMPGPQGEIWWYSPVHRGILPLDGLRVTRSLTKSLKRFEIRVDTAFVEVVRACADPSRDGAWIDEEIISAYAQLHELGWAHSVEAWQDGVLVGGLYGLSIGGLFAGESMFHHVRDASKAALVGLVDLLGADGTSRLLDVQWQTDHLASLGVIEISRADYLTLLGVALDKPSPAWPSAPS; encoded by the coding sequence GTGCCGATCGAGCCCGAGCCGTCGCCCTGGATCTTCCCGGACGCACGTTCGCCGGAGTTCGACGACGATCTGGTCGCGGTCGGAGCCGACCTGGCGCCCGGGACCCTGCTCGCCGCGTACCGCAGTGGCCTCTTCCCGATGCCGGGCCCCCAGGGTGAGATCTGGTGGTACTCCCCGGTCCACCGCGGAATTCTGCCGCTGGACGGTCTGCGTGTGACCCGGTCGTTGACGAAGTCCCTCAAGCGCTTCGAGATCCGGGTCGACACCGCGTTCGTGGAGGTCGTACGCGCTTGCGCCGATCCGTCCCGCGACGGAGCCTGGATCGATGAGGAGATCATCAGCGCGTACGCGCAGCTGCATGAGCTCGGCTGGGCCCACTCCGTGGAGGCGTGGCAGGACGGTGTCCTCGTGGGCGGTCTGTACGGGCTGTCGATCGGCGGGCTGTTCGCCGGTGAGTCGATGTTCCACCACGTACGCGATGCCTCGAAGGCGGCTCTCGTCGGGCTGGTCGACCTCCTCGGGGCCGACGGGACTTCCCGTCTGCTCGACGTCCAGTGGCAGACCGATCATCTGGCCAGCCTCGGGGTCATCGAGATCAGTCGAGCTGACTACCTGACCCTGCTCGGGGTCGCATTGGACAAGCCCTCGCCGGCGTGGCCTTCGGCGCCTTCCTAG
- a CDS encoding oxygenase MpaB family protein: protein MNSTTPAHPGRGLAAGLAGAAALAAVVLLFTDTWVMWAWRINEHASATALAVAFLAGALLLGAAAFVGTAGAMRLAFATMLVFSGIALWVTFGHHLVGDTSPGIPKSVAFLWEAILIVGVLGSAVQLITAGRRGPRTPNAELPLVLVAPALIPGVLFGYAGLKLLSGPESAHSFIPWQAQPNDLRLFGAVLVAVAVGSLMAILERDANSIAGGAFGAGALGIGMLVVAAQDRHTFGWQTADGIRYLVAAGVLMVLGAIGTTLHAVMPNAQRWEAFVRADHGPRSTKVGAAADAGFFGPDSVAWRVWSYPTSPVMGFQRAVGIEELDPFLVAAVDATKRIREYPAKRYDYTLLYFATVAFGDTRSVVKASQALTRMHARNTGTEPLSGKPFDANNPDSQLWILVTGWHSVLKAYEMYGPGPLTEADEAEWWAACALAAEFQTCDPAAVPRNRAELRAYYARVNPGLVASPVAVDTFEYLLNPINLMPDLPAILRPGAKVINAIGRAAVIATLPTWMRQQTGINQPAWVDKAVAPWIRMSFGFVSRLPWLEIQILKLISPSTIKVVEPVLYGVHPSRTQVSSPAAAFAAHDVPTPAAIIAGNDRQEA, encoded by the coding sequence ATGAACTCGACCACTCCTGCACACCCCGGCCGCGGCCTCGCCGCCGGACTCGCCGGCGCAGCAGCTCTCGCCGCAGTGGTGCTCCTCTTCACCGACACCTGGGTGATGTGGGCGTGGCGGATCAACGAGCACGCCTCTGCCACTGCTCTGGCGGTGGCGTTCCTCGCCGGCGCACTTCTGCTCGGCGCCGCCGCATTCGTGGGGACCGCCGGCGCGATGCGACTCGCGTTCGCGACGATGCTCGTCTTCAGCGGCATCGCCCTGTGGGTGACCTTCGGTCACCACCTCGTCGGGGACACCAGCCCGGGCATCCCCAAGAGCGTGGCCTTCCTCTGGGAGGCGATCCTGATCGTCGGCGTACTCGGGTCGGCGGTTCAGCTGATCACCGCAGGGCGGCGCGGACCGCGTACGCCCAACGCCGAACTGCCGCTCGTCCTCGTCGCCCCGGCCCTGATCCCGGGCGTGCTTTTCGGGTACGCAGGGCTGAAGCTCCTGTCCGGGCCCGAGTCGGCACACTCCTTCATCCCGTGGCAGGCCCAGCCGAACGACCTGCGCCTGTTCGGCGCGGTCCTGGTCGCAGTCGCCGTCGGAAGCCTGATGGCGATCCTCGAGCGCGACGCCAACAGCATTGCCGGCGGAGCCTTCGGCGCCGGCGCCCTGGGCATCGGGATGCTCGTGGTCGCCGCGCAGGACCGGCACACCTTCGGTTGGCAGACCGCCGACGGGATCCGCTACCTGGTCGCGGCGGGCGTACTCATGGTGCTCGGCGCGATCGGCACGACGCTCCACGCCGTGATGCCGAACGCCCAGCGCTGGGAGGCGTTCGTACGCGCCGACCACGGCCCGCGCTCGACCAAGGTCGGCGCCGCTGCGGACGCCGGGTTCTTCGGCCCCGACTCCGTGGCCTGGCGGGTCTGGTCGTACCCCACCTCCCCGGTCATGGGCTTCCAGCGAGCTGTCGGCATCGAGGAGCTGGACCCGTTCCTCGTGGCCGCCGTCGATGCGACCAAGCGCATCCGCGAGTACCCGGCCAAGCGTTACGACTACACGCTGCTGTACTTCGCCACTGTTGCCTTCGGTGACACCCGTTCGGTGGTGAAGGCCTCGCAGGCGCTCACCCGGATGCACGCCCGCAACACCGGCACCGAACCGTTGTCGGGCAAGCCCTTCGATGCCAACAACCCCGACTCACAGCTGTGGATCCTGGTCACCGGCTGGCACTCCGTCCTGAAGGCGTACGAAATGTACGGCCCGGGCCCGCTCACGGAGGCCGACGAAGCCGAGTGGTGGGCAGCCTGCGCGCTCGCCGCGGAGTTCCAGACCTGCGACCCCGCCGCCGTGCCACGCAATCGCGCCGAGCTCCGGGCGTACTACGCCCGGGTGAACCCGGGTCTGGTCGCCAGTCCGGTCGCCGTCGACACCTTCGAATACCTGCTCAACCCGATCAACCTGATGCCCGACCTGCCGGCGATCCTGCGGCCCGGCGCGAAGGTGATCAACGCGATCGGGCGTGCCGCGGTCATCGCCACGTTGCCGACGTGGATGCGTCAGCAGACCGGCATCAACCAGCCCGCTTGGGTGGACAAGGCTGTGGCTCCATGGATCCGGATGTCCTTCGGGTTCGTCTCGCGGCTCCCGTGGCTCGAGATCCAGATCCTCAAACTGATCTCACCCAGCACCATCAAGGTCGTCGAGCCGGTCCTGTACGGCGTCCACCCCAGCCGCACGCAGGTGTCGTCGCCGGCCGCAGCCTTCGCTGCACACGACGTCCCGACGCCGGCGGCGATCATCGCCGGGAACGACCGCCAGGAGGCCTAG
- a CDS encoding nitroreductase family protein yields MTTPHPSVEGLTPALRDRHSVTIFDPAYELRRDDLERLLRAAQWAPSGGNTQPWAWFVLPRGSEGHRRLLETLSDGNVPWVPAASAVLVAAAQIATDPDGNGRDRPLTAAFDTGLSAASLLIEATALGLATHPFGGYNAGELALALGVPDWFQIVCAVAVGAPGDVSAATDALVEKQNRPRTRKPLAAFAFGDRFGVPYDSTLTD; encoded by the coding sequence GTGACCACCCCCCACCCGAGCGTCGAAGGGTTGACGCCGGCGCTGCGCGACCGCCACAGCGTGACGATCTTCGACCCCGCGTACGAGTTGCGCCGCGACGACCTCGAACGACTGCTCCGTGCGGCGCAGTGGGCGCCGAGCGGTGGCAACACCCAGCCGTGGGCATGGTTCGTACTGCCTCGCGGGTCGGAGGGTCACCGTCGTCTCCTGGAGACACTGAGCGACGGGAACGTGCCTTGGGTGCCGGCGGCATCGGCCGTCCTGGTCGCGGCTGCGCAGATCGCGACCGACCCGGATGGCAACGGTCGCGACCGTCCGTTGACAGCGGCTTTCGACACCGGCCTGTCGGCGGCCTCGCTGCTCATCGAGGCCACCGCCCTCGGCCTGGCCACGCATCCGTTCGGCGGATACAACGCGGGCGAGTTGGCCCTCGCCCTCGGCGTACCCGACTGGTTCCAGATCGTGTGCGCCGTCGCCGTCGGGGCGCCCGGGGACGTGTCAGCCGCGACCGACGCGTTGGTCGAGAAGCAGAACCGTCCGCGGACCCGCAAACCGCTCGCGGCCTTCGCCTTCGGCGACCGCTTCGGCGTGCCGTACGACTCGACGCTCACCGACTGA
- a CDS encoding DHA2 family efflux MFS transporter permease subunit: MTTAVKTPDAADAALPAADEGFSKHVWLTAGVIVLGAIMSILDMTVVSVAQQKFIDVFHSNQAQVAWTVTGYTLALAAVIPLTGWAADRFGTKRLYLIAIAAFAVGSALCAAATTLPMLVAFRVLQGLGGGMLMPLGMTIMTKAAGPDKVGRIMAVLGIPMMVGPIAGPILGGWLIDAASWQWIFLINIPVGIAAFVYSLAVLEKDDPKPSESFDFVGMLLLSPGLATLLYGISSIPEKGTFFTPKVEIFTAIGAVLTIAFIPWALRKKNIHPLMDLRLFKNKEMTIAAVSMTLFMLAFMGASLLFPQYFQFVRHENSLHAGLMLAPQAVGSMLTMPIAGIISDKRGPGKVVLVGIVVTVAGLAMFSMLTDTTPYWYLLLALFIMGLGMGSTMMPIFSAALATLRDATIARGSTLTNIIQQVAASIGTAIFAVVLTNGLRAKGLGQGMTPTGTNPLHDMAHAYSSTMWIATILVALVFIPALFLPRTKIENPDAANIPMGH; the protein is encoded by the coding sequence GTGACTACCGCCGTCAAGACGCCCGACGCCGCTGATGCGGCCCTTCCCGCCGCAGACGAAGGCTTCTCCAAGCACGTCTGGCTGACTGCCGGTGTGATCGTGCTCGGCGCCATCATGTCGATCCTGGACATGACGGTCGTCTCCGTCGCGCAGCAGAAGTTCATCGACGTGTTCCACTCCAACCAGGCGCAGGTGGCCTGGACGGTCACCGGATACACGCTCGCGCTCGCTGCGGTCATTCCGCTGACCGGGTGGGCCGCTGACCGCTTCGGCACGAAGCGCCTCTACCTGATTGCGATCGCGGCGTTCGCCGTCGGTTCCGCGCTCTGTGCTGCGGCCACGACGCTTCCGATGCTCGTCGCGTTCCGCGTCCTGCAGGGTCTCGGCGGCGGAATGCTGATGCCGCTCGGCATGACGATCATGACCAAGGCCGCCGGGCCGGACAAGGTCGGCCGGATCATGGCCGTCCTGGGCATCCCGATGATGGTCGGCCCGATTGCGGGACCGATCCTCGGTGGCTGGCTGATCGACGCGGCGTCGTGGCAGTGGATCTTCCTGATCAACATCCCGGTCGGCATCGCGGCGTTCGTCTACTCGCTCGCCGTCCTCGAGAAGGACGACCCGAAGCCGTCCGAGTCCTTCGACTTCGTCGGCATGCTGCTGCTGTCCCCCGGTCTGGCGACCCTCCTCTACGGCATCAGCTCAATCCCGGAGAAGGGCACGTTCTTCACTCCGAAGGTCGAGATCTTCACGGCAATCGGCGCCGTACTGACCATCGCCTTCATCCCGTGGGCGTTGCGCAAGAAGAACATCCACCCCCTGATGGACCTGCGTCTCTTCAAGAACAAGGAGATGACCATCGCAGCCGTCTCGATGACGCTCTTCATGTTGGCGTTCATGGGCGCCAGCCTGTTGTTCCCGCAGTACTTCCAGTTCGTACGCCACGAGAACTCGCTGCACGCCGGTCTGATGCTGGCCCCGCAAGCCGTCGGCTCGATGCTGACGATGCCGATCGCCGGGATCATCTCCGACAAGCGCGGACCGGGCAAGGTCGTCCTGGTCGGCATCGTCGTGACGGTCGCCGGCCTCGCGATGTTCTCGATGCTCACCGACACCACGCCGTACTGGTACCTGCTGCTGGCCCTCTTCATCATGGGCCTCGGCATGGGATCCACGATGATGCCGATCTTCTCGGCAGCTCTCGCCACCCTGCGCGATGCGACCATCGCCCGCGGCTCGACCCTGACCAACATCATTCAGCAGGTCGCCGCCTCCATCGGCACGGCGATCTTCGCAGTGGTGCTCACCAACGGCCTGCGAGCCAAGGGCCTGGGTCAGGGGATGACCCCGACCGGGACGAACCCGCTCCATGACATGGCGCACGCCTACAGCAGCACGATGTGGATCGCGACGATCCTCGTCGCCCTCGTCTTCATCCCGGCGCTGTTCCTGCCGAGGACCAAGATCGAGAACCCGGATGCGGCCAACATCCCGATGGGGCACTGA
- a CDS encoding EcsC family protein, protein MSRRTNYAKAIGGALAPKAIELAPGATASVIQAALHRAIVGVGPLPGAAESAERQLVRNDGDVNRAISDLIRIHVAMAGTAGFATNIGGLVTVAVTLPANLTGLAVIESRLVACIAHLRGYDINDPRVRNAILMAELGDERVRKQIKAKKLPGTPMAVATAPAYDPNLDRVVAAEVAAEMLTAIAGKRLATTIGKHVPIIGGAVGASTDGWETYQIGRYARREFLPRPKA, encoded by the coding sequence ATGAGTCGCAGGACCAACTACGCCAAGGCCATCGGTGGGGCCCTCGCCCCCAAGGCCATCGAGCTCGCGCCCGGCGCGACCGCCTCGGTCATCCAGGCCGCCCTGCATCGCGCGATCGTCGGCGTGGGCCCACTGCCCGGCGCAGCCGAGTCCGCCGAGCGGCAGCTCGTACGCAATGACGGCGACGTCAATCGCGCGATCAGTGACCTCATCCGCATCCACGTCGCGATGGCAGGGACCGCGGGCTTCGCCACCAACATCGGCGGCCTGGTCACCGTGGCCGTCACGCTCCCGGCGAACCTCACCGGCCTCGCCGTGATCGAGAGTCGGCTGGTCGCCTGCATCGCGCACCTGCGGGGCTACGACATCAATGACCCGCGGGTACGCAACGCCATCCTCATGGCCGAGCTCGGTGACGAACGCGTACGCAAGCAGATCAAGGCCAAGAAGCTCCCGGGGACGCCGATGGCGGTCGCGACTGCTCCGGCGTACGACCCGAACCTCGACCGTGTGGTCGCGGCCGAGGTCGCGGCCGAGATGCTCACTGCGATCGCCGGCAAGCGATTGGCGACCACGATCGGCAAGCACGTCCCGATCATCGGCGGCGCGGTCGGAGCCAGCACCGACGGCTGGGAGACGTACCAGATCGGGCGGTACGCCCGACGCGAGTTCCTGCCGCGCCCCAAGGCCTGA
- a CDS encoding M13 family metallopeptidase, producing MTILDDAREGMDLSVRPQDDLFGHVNGTWLATAEIPADKSAWGPFAMLADQSEAQVRAIIEELAASGGEPGSEAQKIGDLFASFMDIDAVNARGAAPLEPWFAKVDAIVDLHDVAAFLGEFERLGGGGFFGSYIDNDDKDSSRYIFNLLQGGIGLPDESYYREEKFADIRAAYETYLDKLFTLGGLPDGLTCARTVIGLETEIALGHWARELTRDSQKTYNLKTLAEITELAAGFDFGAYIGALAGGARTAEQLLAEATVREPSFFDHLSKVLAATPIEDVRIYLKCKVLKWAASYLTDDFVELNFDFYGRTLNGTPELRERWKRGVSLVEGALGEAVGKEYAARHFPAESKAMMEDLVANLLAAYRASIEKLDWMGEETKQKAYAKLDTFMPKIGYPNKWKDYSALTITADDLLTNIVATSAWGTDRELEKIGKPVDRDEWFMLPQTVNAYYNPGTNEICFPAGILQKPFFAPDAEVAENYGGIGAVIGHEVGHGFDDQGAQFDPDGNLNDWWTAEDKAAFEVKTKALVAQYDGFSPRDLPGEHVNGQLTVGENIGDLGGLTIALKAFNLAAGGSASAEDQTKLFLNWAHVWRGKRRKEQLLQLITVDPHSPAEFRANIVRNLDEFHDLFETKPGDGLWLDPAERVRIW from the coding sequence GTGACCATCCTTGATGACGCCCGCGAGGGCATGGATCTGTCCGTACGCCCGCAGGATGACCTGTTCGGTCACGTCAACGGCACCTGGCTCGCCACGGCGGAGATTCCCGCCGACAAGTCGGCGTGGGGACCGTTCGCGATGTTGGCCGATCAGTCCGAGGCGCAGGTCCGCGCGATCATCGAGGAGCTCGCTGCTTCGGGCGGCGAGCCCGGATCGGAGGCCCAGAAGATCGGTGATCTGTTCGCCTCCTTCATGGACATCGACGCGGTCAACGCTCGTGGCGCCGCACCGTTGGAGCCGTGGTTCGCGAAGGTGGATGCCATCGTCGATCTCCACGACGTCGCTGCGTTCCTGGGTGAGTTCGAGCGCCTCGGCGGTGGCGGCTTCTTCGGGTCCTACATCGACAACGACGACAAGGACTCCAGCCGCTACATCTTCAATCTGCTCCAGGGCGGGATCGGGCTGCCGGACGAGTCGTACTACCGCGAGGAGAAGTTCGCCGACATCCGAGCGGCGTACGAGACCTACCTGGACAAGCTCTTCACCCTCGGCGGCCTGCCGGACGGCCTCACCTGCGCCCGGACCGTGATCGGGCTGGAGACCGAGATCGCCCTGGGTCACTGGGCACGCGAGCTGACCCGTGACTCGCAGAAGACGTACAACCTCAAGACCCTCGCCGAGATCACCGAGCTCGCCGCGGGGTTCGACTTCGGCGCGTACATCGGCGCGCTCGCCGGCGGCGCCCGGACCGCCGAGCAGCTGCTGGCCGAGGCCACTGTCCGTGAGCCGAGCTTCTTCGACCATCTCTCCAAGGTCCTCGCCGCGACCCCGATCGAGGACGTCAGGATCTACCTGAAGTGCAAGGTGCTCAAGTGGGCTGCCTCGTACCTGACCGATGACTTCGTCGAACTCAACTTCGACTTCTACGGACGTACGCTCAACGGCACCCCGGAGCTGCGCGAGCGCTGGAAGCGCGGCGTCTCGCTCGTCGAGGGAGCCCTCGGCGAAGCCGTTGGCAAGGAGTACGCGGCCCGGCACTTCCCGGCCGAGTCCAAGGCGATGATGGAGGACCTCGTCGCCAACCTGCTTGCCGCGTACCGCGCCTCGATCGAGAAGCTCGACTGGATGGGCGAGGAGACCAAGCAGAAGGCGTACGCGAAGCTCGACACCTTCATGCCGAAGATCGGCTACCCGAACAAGTGGAAGGACTACTCGGCGCTGACGATCACTGCCGACGACCTCCTCACCAACATCGTCGCCACGTCCGCCTGGGGAACGGACCGTGAGCTGGAGAAGATCGGCAAGCCGGTCGACCGCGACGAGTGGTTCATGCTTCCGCAGACGGTCAACGCCTACTACAACCCGGGCACCAACGAGATCTGCTTCCCTGCCGGCATCCTGCAGAAGCCGTTCTTCGCCCCCGATGCGGAGGTGGCTGAGAACTACGGCGGCATCGGTGCGGTGATCGGCCACGAGGTCGGCCACGGGTTCGACGACCAGGGTGCGCAGTTCGACCCGGACGGCAACCTCAATGACTGGTGGACGGCGGAGGACAAGGCCGCCTTCGAGGTGAAGACAAAGGCTCTCGTGGCGCAGTACGACGGGTTCTCCCCGCGCGACCTCCCGGGCGAGCACGTCAACGGGCAGCTCACCGTTGGCGAGAACATCGGTGACCTCGGCGGCCTGACCATCGCCCTGAAGGCGTTCAATCTCGCCGCAGGCGGATCAGCCAGTGCCGAGGACCAGACGAAGCTGTTCCTCAACTGGGCTCACGTGTGGCGCGGCAAGCGGCGCAAGGAGCAGCTGTTGCAGTTGATCACCGTCGACCCGCACAGCCCTGCGGAGTTCCGGGCCAACATCGTGCGGAATCTCGACGAGTTCCACGACCTCTTCGAGACCAAGCCCGGCGACGGCCTCTGGCTCGACCCGGCGGAGCGCGTACGCATCTGGTGA
- a CDS encoding phosphatidylglycerol lysyltransferase domain-containing protein, whose product MATTGLKRFWDGVRTPVWVSRIVFFVGLANLLSAYFPIEVGHRVRWIEQMVPDAFPAAATTGSAALGLLLMVLSRAIRRGKFRAWLVVTISTVLTIALHFFRGVRGTPELLCILLLILLLAARPNFQARPDRRSVRRFLTVVVLGPIVATGMGWLWLQVFDGQQAHGTTSWERLQHAFVGLAGFTGPVNYVASNRHPASYYADHAAVALVVLGAAVLIAAILTAMEPADGPTFMSADDSERVRAMLDKYGSNDSLGYFATRDDRHVIFSPSGQSAISYRVVGAVSFAAGDPLGVPADWPEAINAWLAEAKTYGWTPANLGASERGAAAFHKAGLDVLELGDEAILHTDDFSLEGRSMRGVRQAVARVNRAGITAECHRLADLTPEQRRALRQKAVEWREGPVERGFSMALGRFGQMRDSQSVVVVATQTTENSQEQVGLLSLAPWGKDGASLDLMRRTRGAAGFGTENGIVELMVTQLMADAPTLGIKHVSLNFAVFRSAFERGERLGAGPSTRLWRGVLMQASKFAQIESLYRSNAKYQPEWLPRFIVYPSVSDIPKIATAALRAEAFLVAPNWYLRLTGQAPSDIDTIERD is encoded by the coding sequence GTGGCTACCACTGGTTTGAAGCGCTTCTGGGACGGCGTTCGTACGCCTGTCTGGGTGAGTCGCATCGTCTTCTTCGTCGGCCTTGCGAACCTGTTGAGCGCGTACTTCCCGATCGAGGTGGGCCACCGCGTCCGCTGGATCGAGCAGATGGTGCCGGATGCGTTCCCGGCGGCCGCGACCACCGGTTCTGCGGCCCTCGGTCTGCTCCTGATGGTCCTGTCCCGAGCGATCCGTCGCGGCAAGTTCCGCGCATGGCTGGTGGTCACGATCTCGACGGTGCTGACCATCGCGCTGCACTTCTTCCGCGGCGTACGCGGCACGCCGGAACTCCTCTGCATCCTGTTGCTCATCCTGCTGCTCGCCGCCCGGCCGAACTTCCAGGCCCGACCCGACCGCCGCTCGGTGCGCCGGTTCCTGACGGTCGTCGTCCTGGGCCCGATCGTGGCCACCGGAATGGGTTGGCTGTGGCTGCAGGTGTTCGACGGGCAGCAGGCTCACGGCACCACCTCCTGGGAGCGCCTCCAGCATGCGTTCGTCGGACTTGCTGGGTTCACCGGGCCGGTCAACTACGTCGCCAGCAACCGCCACCCGGCGTCCTACTACGCCGACCACGCCGCGGTCGCTCTGGTGGTCCTCGGAGCAGCCGTGCTGATCGCAGCCATTCTGACGGCGATGGAACCGGCCGACGGGCCGACGTTCATGTCTGCCGACGACAGCGAGCGCGTCCGAGCCATGCTCGACAAGTACGGCAGCAACGACTCGCTGGGCTACTTCGCGACTCGCGACGATCGGCACGTCATCTTCAGCCCGTCGGGTCAGTCCGCGATCTCCTACCGGGTCGTGGGCGCAGTCTCGTTCGCAGCCGGGGACCCGCTCGGCGTACCGGCAGACTGGCCGGAGGCGATCAATGCCTGGCTGGCCGAGGCCAAGACGTACGGGTGGACGCCCGCCAACCTCGGCGCCAGCGAGCGCGGCGCCGCCGCGTTCCACAAGGCCGGGCTCGACGTGCTCGAGCTCGGCGACGAGGCGATCCTGCACACGGATGACTTCTCGCTGGAGGGCCGCTCGATGCGCGGCGTACGCCAGGCGGTCGCGCGGGTCAACCGCGCCGGGATCACCGCCGAGTGCCACCGCCTCGCCGACCTGACCCCGGAGCAGCGTCGTGCGCTGCGCCAGAAGGCGGTCGAATGGCGTGAGGGCCCAGTGGAGCGCGGCTTCTCGATGGCGCTCGGCCGGTTCGGGCAGATGCGCGACAGCCAGTCGGTCGTCGTCGTCGCCACCCAGACCACCGAGAACTCCCAGGAACAGGTCGGCCTGCTCTCACTCGCCCCCTGGGGCAAGGACGGCGCCTCGCTGGACCTGATGCGGCGGACTCGTGGCGCCGCCGGGTTCGGCACCGAGAACGGCATCGTCGAGCTCATGGTCACCCAGCTGATGGCAGACGCTCCCACCCTGGGCATCAAGCACGTCTCGCTCAACTTCGCGGTCTTCCGGAGCGCGTTCGAGCGCGGCGAGCGCCTCGGCGCCGGCCCGTCGACGCGGTTGTGGCGCGGCGTACTCATGCAGGCCTCGAAGTTCGCCCAGATCGAGTCGCTCTACCGTTCCAACGCGAAGTACCAGCCCGAGTGGCTGCCGCGCTTCATCGTCTATCCGAGCGTGAGCGACATTCCCAAGATCGCCACCGCGGCCCTGCGGGCCGAGGCGTTCCTGGTCGCCCCGAACTGGTACCTGCGCCTCACCGGTCAGGCTCCGTCGGACATCGACACGATCGAGCGGGACTAG
- a CDS encoding glutathione peroxidase, which yields MSLLDLPIATLDGTPGTLADLTGGKPALLVNVASKCGLTPQYSGLEELARTNPDVAVVGFPCNQFGGQEPGSAEEIAEFCSATYGVTFPMSEKIDVNGPGRHPIYQALVGDGPDIAWNFGKFLISADGTHVQRFEPGVTTADAELIDAIAAL from the coding sequence ATGAGTCTTCTCGACCTGCCCATCGCCACGCTCGACGGAACGCCCGGCACGCTCGCCGACCTCACCGGCGGCAAGCCCGCCCTTCTGGTCAACGTCGCCTCCAAGTGCGGTCTCACGCCGCAGTATTCAGGCCTTGAGGAGTTGGCGCGGACGAACCCGGACGTGGCTGTCGTCGGCTTCCCGTGCAACCAGTTCGGCGGCCAGGAGCCGGGCTCGGCCGAGGAGATCGCCGAATTCTGCTCCGCGACGTACGGAGTCACCTTCCCGATGAGCGAGAAGATCGACGTCAACGGACCGGGTCGGCACCCGATCTACCAGGCACTGGTCGGCGACGGACCGGACATCGCCTGGAACTTCGGCAAGTTCCTCATCTCCGCCGACGGCACGCATGTCCAGCGTTTCGAGCCGGGCGTCACCACCGCCGATGCCGAGCTGATCGACGCCATCGCCGCACTCTGA